DNA from Roseimicrobium sp. ORNL1:
CACCGGCTGCGCGACGATCAGGCCGGCGCTTCCATCGGAGCGTATCGCCAGGTTGGAAGCGACGGCAGCAAGCCCTTGTGATGGCTCACCCCTAATCCAAAAACCGCGCCCGCAGCTCCGGTGTGGGGATCATGCAAGTATCCTTCTTCCCGAACCAGCGATAGCGGTTCCTGGCGATGAACTTGTAGATCGGATCCCGCACGAATCGTGGCAGGACGATGGCGCCATAGAAGAGCGGCCATGCTCCGGCCAAATGGCGCGCGACTCGCAAGGCGGCAGTGCTTTCACGGAAGGCCCTGCCATTTTCCACCAGAACGAAACTGTCGAGCCGAGTCGGATCCAGCCGGTGTTCCAACATCAACGCTTGCCCAGTGGGTGACTGCAGCGAAGCAAACCGGAACAAACCTCGCGGATCCCGCTCAATAATGAAACGCACCGCCCAGGCGCAGAGATTGCAGACGCCGTCGAAGAGGATGATGGGTGGGGTGGAATTCAAAGGTCTCCGTTCACCATGGATACGCCCAGCGCAGCGCTTTCATAGGTGATTTCTGAAGGCAGTTTCCAAGCTTGTTCCGCCCCCTTGCGGCGGAACAAGATCCACTCACGAAAGTCACCACCTGTAAGACAGCGAAAGACGCACGGTGCGGCCAGCACTCTCGTAGTAACCGATCCCGTCGCTGCTGTAGCTGGTTTCATCCGCGACGTTGTCCACATTGAGCGCCACGGTCCAGGGGCCGCGCACATACTGGGCGACCAGGTCCACGGCGATGAGTTCGTCGTTCTTGGCCGTGTTGCTGGTGTCCTGATAGTTCGAGCCGGTGTAGCGAATGCCGCTGCCGAGAGTCAGGCCCTTCAGCGCTCCATCGGTGAAGGAATACGTCACCCAACCGGAGGCCGCTTTTTCTGGAGTTTGTCCAGGCGTCTTGCCTTCGTCACCATCGTTGCTCTTGGTGATCTCAATATCCATCAAGGTCAGGCTGCCGAGCACGGTGATCTGTTCCGTCAGCCCCACATTTCCTTCCAGCTCGATTCCCTTGGAAGTCCATTCCCCATTCGCTTTCTGGTACGCCTGATTTCTGGGGTCAGTGGTGAGAACGTTGTCCTGCGTGAGGTGGAACGCGGAAAGAGTAACCCCGCCGCGGAAGTCCTTCGGCGCATACTTGAGACCCACTTCGTACTGGGTGCTTTCCGTGGGATCGAAGGCTGTGCCTTGCGCATCCACACCGGAATTGGGAAAGAAGGAGGTGGAGAAGCTGGCATACGGAGCCAGGCCATTGTCCAGCAGATAGACCGTGCCAAGGCGGTAGCTGAATGCCTTGTCATCCTGTTCATCCTTGTACCCACCCCCTGTATGTTCCTCCGTCTCGGTGGTCGCCCAGTCATGGCGGATACTTCCGACAACCACCAGGTGGTCGCCAATCTTCACGTGATCCTGCGCGTAGATACCCAACTGCTCCACGGTCTGATCGAGCCTCGAGACAAGGATATCCGGCTCCGAGAACGGAGGATTAAACACGGGATTGATCAAGTCCAGGGTCGGCGCCGGACCATCGAATTCACGGGACTCCGCGGTGGCGTAGCCGTAGTCGAGCCCTGCCAGCAAGGTGTGCTTGATGGAACCACTTTGAATCCGCCACTCGACCTGGTTGTCGATGGTCCAAGCCCGGCTTGCCACCTTGTAGTCTGCCGCGATCATATCCAGCTCCGTGGCTGAAATTAGATCGTTGATGTAGAAGTAACGTGATGCGGAATCGTAGTGGGAGTAACGCGCATTCTGGCGGAAGGTGACCTGCTCACCCAGCTTTTGTTCGAACTGGTATCCTACACGCCAGATCTCGCTCAGCTCGCTGTCCCAGCGCAGATTGTTCGTCTTCACAAAACCCTGCGGTCCCTTGAAATACTCGGGGACCTGGGCGCTCTCCCACCGCTGATAACTGCTGAGCACCGTCAATGTGGTGTCCTCCGTGGGTTTCCACGTCACGGCCGGGGCCACAAAGATGCGCTCACT
Protein-coding regions in this window:
- a CDS encoding thiol-disulfide oxidoreductase DCC family protein yields the protein MNSTPPIILFDGVCNLCAWAVRFIIERDPRGLFRFASLQSPTGQALMLEHRLDPTRLDSFVLVENGRAFRESTAALRVARHLAGAWPLFYGAIVLPRFVRDPIYKFIARNRYRWFGKKDTCMIPTPELRARFLD
- a CDS encoding TonB-dependent siderophore receptor, yielding MDPVTVVADRPTTVDLTEDIFTAGLKGSASLLETPQSISVIPRGMMDLRNNKQTAEALRYSAGITTDTYGFDPRGYEWINIRGFDSFNSQYLDGMRLYNYEVVETFGLERIELLRGPSSVLFGQSTPGGLINNVSKKPVDTRFGQVGVEVGTGESYEGTLDFGNVLLGEDTLSYRLTSLYRNTEEDPNGNEVNSERIFVAPAVTWKPTEDTTLTVLSSYQRWESAQVPEYFKGPQGFVKTNNLRWDSELSEIWRVGYQFEQKLGEQVTFRQNARYSHYDSASRYFYINDLISATELDMIAADYKVASRAWTIDNQVEWRIQSGSIKHTLLAGLDYGYATAESREFDGPAPTLDLINPVFNPPFSEPDILVSRLDQTVEQLGIYAQDHVKIGDHLVVVGSIRHDWATTETEEHTGGGYKDEQDDKAFSYRLGTVYLLDNGLAPYASFSTSFFPNSGVDAQGTAFDPTESTQYEVGLKYAPKDFRGGVTLSAFHLTQDNVLTTDPRNQAYQKANGEWTSKGIELEGNVGLTEQITVLGSLTLMDIEITKSNDGDEGKTPGQTPEKAASGWVTYSFTDGALKGLTLGSGIRYTGSNYQDTSNTAKNDELIAVDLVAQYVRGPWTVALNVDNVADETSYSSDGIGYYESAGRTVRLSLSYRW